The Gilliamella apicola genome window below encodes:
- the yihA gene encoding ribosome biogenesis GTP-binding protein YihA/YsxC produces the protein MTDIRPLNYAKTHFILSAPDISHLPSDSGVEVAFAGRSNAGKSSALNTLTNQKSLARTSKTPGRTQLINLFEVEKNCRLVDLPGYGYAQVPEAIKRQWQKSLGEYLQKRESLLGLVILMDIRHPLKDLDQQMIQWAVSVEIPVMLLLTKADKLASGAVKKQVNMVKEAILPFQGDITVAPFSSPKRVGLEALKQKLDEWFNQQ, from the coding sequence ATGACTGATATTCGTCCATTAAATTATGCAAAAACACATTTTATTTTAAGTGCTCCAGATATTTCTCATTTACCTAGTGATAGTGGTGTAGAGGTAGCATTTGCTGGTAGATCTAATGCAGGTAAATCCAGCGCACTCAATACATTAACCAATCAGAAGTCTTTAGCTCGTACCAGTAAAACACCTGGGCGAACACAATTAATCAATCTTTTTGAGGTAGAAAAAAATTGCCGTTTAGTGGACTTACCTGGTTATGGTTATGCCCAAGTTCCTGAAGCGATAAAACGCCAATGGCAAAAATCGCTAGGAGAATATTTACAAAAACGCGAAAGTTTATTAGGGCTAGTTATTTTAATGGACATAAGGCATCCTTTAAAAGATTTAGATCAACAGATGATTCAATGGGCTGTTTCGGTTGAAATTCCAGTCATGTTGTTACTGACTAAAGCGGATAAACTCGCATCTGGTGCTGTAAAGAAGCAAGTTAATATGGTAAAAGAAGCCATTTTACCTTTCCAAGGTGATATTACTGTCGCACCATTTTCATCACCTAAACGAGTTGGACTTGAAGCATTAAAACAAAAACTAGATGAATGGTTTAATCAACAGTAA
- the mltC gene encoding membrane-bound lytic murein transglycosylase MltC, whose protein sequence is MKNNKKIITLFVAVSLLNGCSGGNSSKKNEDFYIKDTNAFNILIGQYANNIEEIWGPREVLIAGPKDYVQYEDNLQTRVHINFVSGVITIETLSDSPIESLKEAIVSTLLMPEPIDIIRHDKISQDLSQEPFLYNQILDQERQPIRWSGRANNFADYVLANNLKIRRSGIHNITYVEIKLVPNHISERAKKFLPLVTEASNRYFIDERLILAIIEVESAFNPYAVSRSDALGLMQVQQHTAGRDIFQLFGKSGEPSRKYLLDPRNNVDMGTAYLSLLKTKYLAGINNPISLRYAMITSYNGGAGSVLRTFSNDRDQAIDIINSMTPQQVFRKLVTSHVSQESRNYLIKVSNILDNR, encoded by the coding sequence ATGAAAAACAATAAAAAAATAATTACGTTGTTTGTAGCGGTGAGTCTTTTAAATGGATGTTCAGGTGGTAATTCATCTAAGAAGAATGAAGATTTTTATATTAAAGATACCAATGCTTTTAATATTTTAATTGGTCAATATGCAAATAATATAGAAGAAATTTGGGGGCCTAGGGAAGTCCTTATTGCGGGTCCCAAAGATTATGTTCAATATGAAGATAATTTACAAACTCGAGTGCATATCAACTTTGTTTCTGGTGTGATAACAATCGAAACTTTGTCTGACTCTCCTATAGAATCATTAAAAGAAGCGATAGTTTCTACATTGTTAATGCCGGAACCTATCGATATTATCCGTCATGATAAAATTAGCCAAGATTTGTCACAAGAGCCTTTCTTATATAATCAGATATTAGACCAAGAACGGCAACCTATTCGTTGGAGTGGTCGAGCGAATAATTTTGCTGATTATGTACTTGCTAATAACTTGAAAATTCGCCGATCAGGCATTCACAACATCACTTATGTGGAAATTAAATTGGTTCCTAATCACATTAGTGAACGAGCAAAAAAATTCTTACCATTAGTGACCGAAGCTTCAAACCGCTATTTCATTGATGAGCGTTTAATTTTAGCAATTATAGAAGTCGAATCTGCTTTTAACCCTTATGCGGTTAGTCGGTCAGACGCGCTTGGATTAATGCAAGTACAGCAACATACTGCAGGACGTGATATTTTCCAATTATTTGGTAAGTCTGGAGAACCAAGTAGAAAATATTTACTTGATCCGCGTAATAATGTCGATATGGGTACCGCTTATTTATCATTATTAAAAACGAAATATTTGGCAGGTATTAATAACCCTATATCTTTAAGGTATGCAATGATTACTTCTTATAATGGCGGAGCAGGTAGTGTGTTGCGCACATTTTCTAATGATCGTGATCAAGCAATTGATATTATAAATTCAATGACGCCACAACAAGTTTTTAGAAAATTAGTCACATCACATGTTTCTCAAGAATCACGTAACTATCTGATAAAAGTAAGTAATATATTAGATAATAGATAA
- a CDS encoding aspartate aminotransferase family protein: MQPKITRQLFDKVILPVYAPAQFIPVKGKGSRVWDQNGEEYIDFAGGIAVNALGHCHPRLVKALHEQSEKIWHVSNVFTNEPALNLAQKLIDNTFADRIFFANSGAEANEAAFKLARYYAIEKYNPYKTKIIAFHQSFHGRTFFTVSVGGQAKYSDGFGPKPADIIHVPFNNLDAVKAVIDDHTCAVVLEPVQGEGGLTCASLEFLQGVRELCDKYHALLIFDEVQCGMGRTGSLYTYQQYGVTPDILTSAKALGGGFPISAMLTTEDIATVMHPGVHGTTYGGNPLACAVGCEAFDIINTTEVLEGVQKRRAIFIEQLENINDKFKVFREYRGKGLLLGAELQPEFHHKARDFLNVATEFRVMILNAGPNVLRFTPSLIISEEEIREGMMRFAKAVEKVVNA, translated from the coding sequence ATGCAGCCAAAAATCACACGCCAACTATTTGATAAAGTCATTTTACCCGTTTATGCCCCAGCTCAATTTATACCAGTTAAAGGGAAAGGTAGTCGAGTATGGGATCAAAATGGTGAAGAATATATCGATTTTGCTGGTGGTATTGCAGTCAATGCTCTTGGTCATTGCCATCCTAGATTGGTTAAAGCATTGCATGAACAAAGTGAAAAAATATGGCATGTTAGTAATGTTTTCACCAATGAACCAGCCTTAAATCTAGCACAAAAACTTATTGATAATACTTTTGCTGATCGCATCTTTTTTGCCAATTCTGGAGCCGAAGCAAACGAAGCGGCTTTCAAACTGGCTCGCTATTATGCTATTGAAAAATACAATCCTTATAAAACTAAAATTATCGCCTTTCACCAATCCTTTCATGGACGAACTTTTTTTACAGTCTCTGTCGGTGGTCAAGCAAAATATTCAGATGGTTTTGGTCCAAAACCTGCTGACATTATCCATGTTCCATTTAATAATCTGGATGCAGTAAAAGCAGTGATAGATGATCATACCTGTGCAGTTGTGCTAGAACCTGTACAAGGTGAAGGGGGATTAACCTGCGCATCACTTGAGTTTTTACAAGGTGTTCGCGAGCTTTGTGATAAATATCATGCCTTACTCATTTTTGACGAGGTTCAATGTGGAATGGGTCGAACTGGGAGTCTATATACTTATCAACAATATGGTGTAACACCTGATATTTTGACTTCTGCCAAAGCGCTTGGTGGTGGATTTCCAATTAGTGCCATGTTAACAACAGAAGACATTGCTACAGTAATGCATCCTGGCGTTCATGGTACAACTTATGGTGGTAATCCTTTGGCCTGTGCGGTTGGTTGTGAAGCATTCGATATCATTAACACAACAGAGGTTTTAGAGGGAGTACAAAAACGCCGTGCAATCTTCATTGAGCAACTTGAAAACATTAATGATAAATTTAAAGTATTTCGAGAATATCGTGGTAAAGGTCTATTATTAGGTGCAGAGTTACAACCAGAATTCCACCATAAAGCCCGTGATTTTTTAAATGTTGCAACAGAATTTAGAGTGATGATATTAAATGCAGGGCCAAATGTGTTGCGTTTCACGCCATCGTTAATTATTTCGGAAGAAGAGATTCGAGAAGGAATGATGCGATTTGCAAAAGCAGTCGAAAAAGTTGTCAATGCTTGA
- a CDS encoding serine/threonine protein kinase: MDSSAFSFQLLSPDLIVESLASIGIYIDSGLTALNSYENRVYQFHDEEHKRYVAKFYRPHRWNREQILEEHQFTEQLYRADIPVVSPLVINNKTLHEYQGYLFALFPSLGGRPYEMDNRNQMESVGTMIGRIHQIGATQTFSYRPTIGLKEYVYGPQEILLSSTYIPNNIQLELKTVLSKLIKTIEQYWHDDWQPIRLHADCHAGNILWRDDNAIFLDFDDSRNGPAIQDLWMLLYGNQQEQRLQLDELLELYQEFYDFDKEQLKLIEPLRAMRIIHHLAWIIERWQDPAFPIAFPWITDIDFWKRQLSEFNQQINALKAPPLQLMSIF, from the coding sequence ATGGATAGTTCAGCATTTTCATTTCAATTATTATCACCCGATCTTATTGTCGAGAGTTTGGCTTCAATTGGCATTTATATAGATTCGGGTTTAACTGCTTTAAATAGTTATGAAAATCGCGTCTATCAATTTCATGATGAAGAACATAAACGTTATGTTGCAAAATTCTATCGTCCTCATCGCTGGAATCGAGAACAAATACTTGAAGAACACCAGTTTACTGAACAATTATACCGTGCTGATATACCTGTAGTGTCGCCACTCGTAATCAATAATAAGACATTACATGAATATCAAGGCTATCTGTTTGCTTTATTTCCTAGTTTGGGTGGTAGACCCTATGAAATGGATAATCGAAATCAAATGGAATCGGTAGGTACGATGATTGGTCGTATACATCAAATTGGTGCAACTCAAACTTTTTCATACCGCCCAACTATTGGACTTAAGGAATATGTTTATGGTCCGCAAGAGATCTTATTATCCTCAACCTATATTCCCAATAACATACAACTCGAGCTCAAAACAGTATTGAGCAAGCTGATCAAAACGATTGAACAATATTGGCATGATGATTGGCAACCAATACGATTACATGCTGATTGCCATGCTGGTAATATTTTGTGGCGTGATGATAATGCTATATTCTTAGATTTTGATGATTCTCGTAATGGTCCAGCAATTCAAGATCTTTGGATGTTGCTCTATGGTAACCAACAAGAACAACGCCTACAGTTAGATGAACTGCTTGAATTGTATCAAGAGTTTTATGATTTCGATAAAGAACAACTTAAATTGATTGAGCCTTTACGAGCAATGCGGATAATTCATCATCTAGCATGGATTATTGAGCGTTGGCAAGATCCTGCTTTTCCTATTGCCTTTCCATGGATAACTGATATTGATTTTTGGAAACGACAACTATCTGAATTCAACCAACAGATAAATGCCCTTAAAGCTCCGCCATTACAATTAATGTCGATATTCTAA
- a CDS encoding oxidative damage protection protein, whose protein sequence is MSRIIYCHYLKKEADGLDFQLYPGELGKRIFNEISKPAWQEWLKKQTMLINENKLNMMNPEHRKQIESEMIKFLFEGEEVVIDGYKPQH, encoded by the coding sequence ATGAGTCGTATTATTTATTGCCATTATTTAAAAAAAGAAGCGGATGGTTTAGATTTTCAACTTTATCCAGGTGAACTTGGTAAACGTATTTTCAATGAAATATCAAAACCTGCATGGCAAGAATGGCTCAAAAAACAAACCATGTTAATTAACGAAAATAAACTTAATATGATGAATCCTGAACATCGTAAACAAATTGAATCAGAAATGATTAAGTTTTTATTTGAAGGTGAAGAAGTTGTTATTGATGGATATAAACCCCAACACTGA